The Sebaldella sp. S0638 genome has a segment encoding these proteins:
- a CDS encoding ribonuclease H family protein — MAKKYYAYYLVESDESGILENWKECEILVKGQKARYKSFPSRDDAKEWLDSGAEYEIKEKKAPVLDKKALYFDAGTGRGIGVEVRVTDYKGNSLLPKILSEEKVSVHGNYVLKKGRTNNYGELVGIYIALKYAVKKGITMIYGDSKLILDYWSKGIFNRDKLEEDTVELIEKVAVMRKEYEKNGGKAEHISGDYNPADLGFHK; from the coding sequence ATGGCAAAAAAATATTATGCATATTATCTTGTGGAAAGTGACGAAAGCGGGATTCTGGAAAACTGGAAAGAATGCGAAATACTGGTAAAAGGTCAGAAAGCACGTTATAAATCATTTCCGTCACGTGATGATGCCAAAGAATGGCTTGATTCCGGAGCAGAATATGAAATTAAGGAGAAGAAAGCACCTGTCTTAGATAAAAAAGCACTTTACTTTGATGCGGGAACAGGGCGCGGCATAGGCGTGGAAGTACGTGTAACGGACTATAAAGGCAATTCTCTTTTACCCAAAATACTTTCTGAGGAAAAAGTTTCTGTTCACGGCAATTATGTATTGAAAAAAGGACGAACAAATAATTACGGCGAGCTTGTGGGAATATATATAGCTTTGAAATATGCTGTGAAAAAAGGAATAACGATGATATACGGTGACAGTAAGCTGATTCTTGATTACTGGTCAAAAGGAATTTTTAACAGGGATAAGCTTGAGGAAGATACTGTGGAGCTTATAGAAAAAGTAGCTGTAATGAGGAAAGAGTATGAAAAAAACGGAGGAAAAGCAGAACACATATCAGGTGATTATAATCCGGCTGATCTGGGCTTTCATAAATAA
- a CDS encoding metal ABC transporter solute-binding protein, Zn/Mn family — protein sequence MNKISKYLITGLFFLLFLFSCQNQKNPDTSAASENAAASDKKNHISVSIPPLKWITEKIAGDDFTVTSVVSSNISPELFDPSVKTIEQLEESDLYFSFDLFAFEHKLEDAVSNPGKIYNVLENNTGLLKEAENEHAGEGHSHGEYDPHVWFSMDIDSSIAENIKNVLSEKYPEKKEIFEKNYSDFISEINSFKAGLKDSVNSKKSRIFVIYHPALTYFAKEYNLTQISVEQEGKEPTAQYLQTVIDEIRKNNVAVLLVQPQFPKSSVELISKEVPGIKIIEFNPLEENIFDNLKKLTDSLE from the coding sequence ATGAACAAAATATCAAAATACTTAATTACAGGCCTGTTTTTTCTTCTTTTTTTATTTTCATGCCAAAATCAGAAGAATCCCGATACATCCGCTGCTTCTGAAAATGCTGCTGCTTCAGATAAAAAAAATCATATTTCGGTAAGTATCCCGCCGTTAAAATGGATCACGGAAAAAATAGCCGGAGACGATTTTACGGTAACATCTGTAGTCAGTTCTAATATAAGTCCCGAATTATTTGATCCGTCGGTAAAAACTATTGAACAGCTTGAAGAATCAGACTTATATTTCTCTTTTGATTTATTTGCTTTTGAACATAAACTGGAAGATGCTGTAAGTAATCCCGGAAAGATATATAATGTTCTGGAAAATAATACCGGACTGCTGAAAGAAGCTGAAAACGAACATGCAGGAGAAGGACACAGCCACGGCGAATATGACCCGCATGTGTGGTTTTCTATGGATATAGATTCTTCAATTGCTGAAAACATCAAAAATGTTCTTTCGGAAAAATATCCCGAAAAAAAAGAAATATTTGAAAAAAATTATTCTGATTTTATTTCAGAAATTAACAGTTTCAAAGCCGGATTAAAGGATTCTGTCAACAGTAAGAAAAGCAGGATTTTTGTTATTTATCATCCCGCGCTTACTTACTTTGCAAAAGAATATAATCTTACGCAGATATCTGTAGAACAGGAAGGAAAAGAACCTACTGCACAATATTTACAGACTGTAATAGATGAAATCAGAAAAAACAATGTAGCAGTTCTTCTGGTACAGCCTCAGTTCCCGAAAAGTTCTGTGGAACTGATTTCCAAAGAAGTTCCCGGTATAAAAATTATAGAATTCAATCCCCTTGAGGAAAATATTTTTGACAATCTGAAAAAACTTACAGATTCATTGGAGTGA
- a CDS encoding metal ABC transporter permease — MDFITSILKYPFMQNALIVGFLSSICCGTIGTYIVNKKMVFISSSISHASYGGIGIGLYLISVFNLPIKDPILFALIFSIFSGVLILLLKDKFNLKDDLSIGIIMTFGMAVGIIFSFMTPGYQADLSTYLFGNILLSNKGNIIFLLVLDIIIIIVFFIFYKAIIYSSFDENFYNIYGVPVKFINYLLIILISSAIIINIKTIGIILIISILTIPQATASLLVKKYYLIIILSGIFSFLGILSGLYFSYSLNIPSGPAIILSLTVILLFTKGFRRLLKKTA, encoded by the coding sequence ATGGACTTTATTACTTCAATATTAAAATATCCTTTTATGCAGAATGCATTAATCGTGGGATTTTTATCAAGCATATGCTGCGGTACCATAGGAACATACATAGTCAATAAAAAAATGGTATTTATTTCTTCCAGTATCAGCCATGCTTCATACGGAGGAATCGGAATCGGCTTATATCTGATCTCGGTATTTAATCTTCCTATAAAAGATCCTATACTTTTTGCACTTATTTTTTCCATATTTTCAGGAGTTCTTATTTTGCTTCTAAAAGATAAGTTTAACTTGAAAGATGATCTTAGTATAGGAATAATCATGACTTTCGGAATGGCTGTGGGAATTATTTTTTCCTTTATGACACCGGGCTATCAGGCCGATCTCTCTACTTACCTTTTTGGGAATATACTTTTATCGAACAAAGGGAATATAATATTTTTATTAGTTTTAGACATTATAATTATTATTGTTTTTTTTATTTTTTATAAAGCAATTATTTATAGCAGCTTTGATGAAAATTTTTATAATATTTATGGAGTTCCTGTAAAATTTATAAATTATCTGTTGATAATTCTGATATCTTCTGCTATTATAATAAATATAAAGACAATCGGTATCATTTTAATTATTTCTATATTGACAATTCCACAGGCGACAGCCTCACTGCTAGTAAAAAAGTACTATTTAATAATTATTCTTTCGGGGATTTTCTCATTTTTGGGAATACTTTCCGGTTTATATTTTTCATACAGTCTGAATATTCCTTCAGGCCCGGCAATAATACTGTCACTTACAGTTATTCTTTTGTTCACCAAAGG
- a CDS encoding metal ABC transporter ATP-binding protein, whose product MTKHLIEINNLNFKYENNIILDDVSFNITQNENIGILGRNGGGKSTLIKLILGFLKPSSGSIKYNIDRKKTGYLPQIREFDASFPISVYDLVISGLTDKKNLFRKFNSQEKRSASDIMEEFGILELQEKLINEVSGGQLQRALIARALISNPELIILDEPESFLDKNFEAKLYNKIKTLKDSTVIIISHELDEIYKYIDSVLLVEKEAKFYKDKNTFMKGR is encoded by the coding sequence ATGACTAAACATTTGATTGAAATAAATAATCTGAATTTCAAATATGAAAATAATATAATACTGGATGATGTTTCTTTTAATATTACACAAAATGAAAACATAGGTATTTTGGGAAGAAACGGCGGTGGCAAGTCTACTTTAATAAAACTGATTCTCGGATTCCTAAAGCCTTCATCCGGTTCGATAAAATATAATATAGACAGAAAAAAGACGGGATATCTCCCGCAAATAAGGGAATTTGACGCGTCTTTCCCGATTTCGGTATATGATCTTGTTATATCAGGACTTACAGACAAAAAAAATCTGTTCAGAAAATTTAACTCGCAGGAAAAGAGGTCTGCTTCTGATATTATGGAAGAATTCGGCATACTGGAATTACAGGAGAAGCTTATAAACGAAGTTTCAGGCGGCCAGCTGCAGAGAGCCCTCATAGCCAGAGCGCTTATTTCTAATCCTGAACTGATTATACTTGATGAACCTGAGTCATTTCTGGATAAAAATTTCGAAGCAAAATTATATAATAAAATAAAAACATTAAAAGATTCCACAGTAATTATTATTTCACATGAACTGGACGAAATTTATAAATATATTGATTCAGTTTTACTTGTGGAAAAGGAAGCAAAATTTTATAAAGACAAAAATACTTTTATGAAAGGCAGATAA
- a CDS encoding Fur family transcriptional regulator, whose protein sequence is MKHLTKNRKEILDIISDSKKPLNVKQIKTKVDFDTSTIYRALDFLENLEYIHSVIFDNEKYYFKDKDGNFIICNSCREIEVFPVQSVSEEENILKQKFGFLPLSHIFLFKGLCRKCNT, encoded by the coding sequence ATGAAACATTTAACAAAAAACAGAAAAGAGATTCTGGATATAATCTCTGATTCCAAAAAACCGCTTAACGTAAAGCAAATAAAGACAAAAGTAGATTTTGATACTTCCACTATATACAGAGCTTTGGATTTTCTGGAAAATCTCGAGTATATACATTCCGTAATTTTTGATAATGAAAAATATTATTTCAAAGATAAAGACGGAAATTTTATTATATGTAATTCATGCAGGGAAATAGAAGTTTTTCCTGTTCAGTCTGTTAGTGAGGAAGAAAATATACTGAAACAAAAATTCGGCTTTTTGCCGTTATCTCATATTTTTTTATTTAAAGGTCTTTGCAGAAAATGTAACACATAA